A single genomic interval of Helianthus annuus cultivar XRQ/B chromosome 13, HanXRQr2.0-SUNRISE, whole genome shotgun sequence harbors:
- the LOC110901679 gene encoding formin-like protein 14, translating to MESSILKDIPFPQNHSIRHPFFPFNSLFTLHQQNHNHDPCYHTPPPPPPPSSVVVTTSAATCHRRHPPPPPPTANTHLRPHHRRRRHPPWFIAATITTATSDHRRHRYQPPPPLPPPTTPATTIASAATYLHRHPPPPPLSPSTVVSTHHHRQPPLPLQLTPSTTPHHRPSLATTI from the coding sequence atggaatcgtCCATTCTAAAagacattccattccctcaaaatcattccatccgtCACCCATTTTTTCCATTCAATTCCCTCTTCACCCTTCATCAACAAAACCACAACCACGATCCTTGctaccacacaccaccaccaccaccaccaccgtcatccGTCGTCGTCACCACCTCCGCCGCCACCTGCcaccgccgccacccgccaccgccgccacctacCGCCAACACCCACCTCCGTCCTCACCACCGCCGTCGCCGCCACCCACCTTGGTTCATCGCCGCCACCATTACCACtgccacctccgatcaccgcCGCCACCGCTATCAACCGCCACCACCGCTACCACCTCCGACCACCCCTGCCACCACCATTGCCTCCGCCGCCACCTACCTCCAccgtcatccaccaccaccaccgttgtCACCATCCACCGTCgtctccacccaccaccaccgccaaccACCGCTGCCGCTACAACTGACACCTAGTACCACACCCCATCATCGTCCATCACTGGCCACCACCATCTGA
- the LOC110899300 gene encoding uncharacterized protein LOC110899300 — protein sequence MVAPETEPGCVQLYHYLSYGWLCGGIIEHASGKKLQDILDEAIVRPLNIEGELYIGIPPGVESRLATLTIDTDGLILLDPEHDIYKSSLYAVPMPSSYSFSMISSLIPLSNTLNVRRSIQPASNGHFSARALARYYATLVDGGVVPPCHPSAPLPPLESCLVPNELKDTKIYNNPKGKIHDALLGGGDYKNLILPNGLFGLGFLRFNATDGSVIGVGHPGLGGSTGYCDINNRFAIAVTVNKLSLGALTGKIIKFVCLELNLPVPQLYDMLSSVN from the exons ATGGTTGCACCTGAGACCGAACCTGGTTGTGTACAGTTATATCATTATCTATCATATGGCTGGCTATGTGGTGGGATCATTGAG CATGCATCTGGGAAAAAGCTTCAGGACATTCTTGATGAAGCTATTGTTCGCCCGCTGAACATTGAAGGTGAGCTCTATATCGGGATTCCACCTGGTGTGGAGTCTCGTCTTGCAACTCTTACAATAGATACAGATGGTCTCATCCTCTTAGACCCAGAACACGATATCTATAAATCCAGCCTGTACGCGGTCCCCATGCCTTCCTCATACTCATTTAGCATGATTTCAAGCCTTATACCGTTATCGAATACTCTAAACGTCCGCCGTTCCATACAACCTGCCTCCAACGGACACTTCTCAGCTCGTGCTCTGGCTCGCTACTACGCCACCCTCGTGGATGGCGGTGTGGTCCCACCTTGCCACCCCTCTGCACCCCTTCCACCACTCGAAAGTTGCCTGGTGCCTAATGAACTCAAAgacaccaaaatctataacaacCCAAAAGGAAAAATTCATGACGCGCTTTTGGGAGGTGGAGATTATAAGAATTTAATCCTCCCAAATGGGCTGTTTGGGCTTGGGTTTTTAAGATTTAATGCAACTGATGGTTCGGTAATTGGGGTTGGTCACCCGGGTTTAGGTGGATCTACAGGATATTGTGACATAAACAACAGATTTGCAATCGCTGTGACCGTAAACAAGTTGTCTTTAGGTGCATTGACTGGGAAGATAATCAAGTTTGTTTGCTTGGAACTTAATCTTCCTGTACCACAACTCTATGACATGCTATCGTCTGTTAATTGA